One Mauremys reevesii isolate NIE-2019 linkage group 5, ASM1616193v1, whole genome shotgun sequence genomic window carries:
- the GC gene encoding vitamin D-binding protein isoform X2, translated as MLNIESSALSVKSCDENAPYPDHPGIAACCTQQGLERKLCLAALHQPPKEFPTYVEPSNEELCEAFKKDPQDFADRFTHEYSSNYGQAPLPVLVGSIKSYLSMVGTCCISPSPTVCFLKERLERKTLSILTTMSNRICSRYAVYGKEKSNFSILTMFAQKIPSASFEDISPLAEDSAEVFSKCCSAMAEDCMQKELSELTTKICTKLSSKDEKISDCCKGKNLLENYLCMYSLQPAKSPQLPEIQRPTDEQLCTDAGSHQMDQYTFEMARRRTNIPEVFLSKVYDATHNLLNRCCTTADLIDCVSSKRPQLRGEIIKFLAKADELCGEYNDLTFLEFKQKLKESFSKTMPDATPASLTELVERRADFASTCCIMNAPPVYCGLKINAEVGHTCDHDSCMLI; from the exons TCTTCAGCGCTGTCTGTCAAGTCCTGCGATGAAAACGCTCCTTATCCTGATCACCCAGGGATTGCCGCTTGCTGTACCCAGCAAGGGTTAGAGCGAAAGCTCTGTCTGGCTGCCTTGCACCAACCGCCCAAAGAGTTCCCTACATATGTGGAGCCATCGAATGAAGAACTTTGTGAGGCCTTCAAGAAGGACCCCCAGGATTTTGCAGATAG GTTTACGCATGAGTATTCCAGTAACTATGGACAAGCCCCACTGCCAGTATTAGTGGGTTCTATAAAGAGTTACTTGTCCATGGTTGGGACTTGCTGCATTTCACCAAGCCCGACTGTGTGCTTCTTGAAAGAG AGATTAGAAAGAAAGACTCTATCCATACTCACCACCATGTCAAACAGAATTTGTTCCCGCTATGCAGTAtatgggaaggaaaaatcaaacttCAG CATCTTAACAATGTTTGCTCAGAAGATACCCTCTGCCTCCTTTGAGGACATTTCCCCACTAGCTGAAGACTCTGCTGAGGTCTTTTCCAAATGCTGTAGTGCCATGGCTGAAGACTGCATGCAGAAGGAG CTATCAGAACTCACCACAAAAATCTGCACTAAACTATCATCCAAGGATGAAAAAATTTCTGATTGTTGCAAAGGAAAAAATCTCCTGGAAAACTACCTGTGCATGTATTCACTGCAACCTGCTAAATCCCCTCAACTGCCGGAAATCCAAAGGCCCACAGATGAACAGCTGTGCACTGACGCTGGGAGCCATCAGATGGATCA ATACACATTTGAGATGGCGCGAAGGCGAACCAACATCCCAGAGGTGTTCCTAAGTAAGGTGTATGATGCTACCCATAATCTTCTCAATAGATGCTGTACCACTGCGGATTTAATAGATTGTGTCTCTAGCAAG AGGCCACAGCTGAGAGGGGAGATAATCAAATTCCTAGCAAAGGCCGATGAGCTATGTGGAGAATATAATGACCTGACGTTCCTTGAATTCAAACAGAA actgaaagaaagcttcagCAAGACAATGCCTGATGCAACCCCAGCCTCCCTTACAGAGCTGGTGGAGCGGAGAGCCGATTTCGCCTCCACGTGCTGTATTATGAATGCACCTCCAGTGTACTGTGGCTTGAAG ATTAACGCTGAAGTTGGACACACATGTGACCACGATTCCTGCATGTTGATCTAG